A section of the Ovis canadensis isolate MfBH-ARS-UI-01 breed Bighorn chromosome 1, ARS-UI_OviCan_v2, whole genome shotgun sequence genome encodes:
- the H2BC18 gene encoding histone H2B type 2-F isoform X2 — protein MPDPAKSAPAPKKGSKKAVTKVQKKDGKKRKRSRKESYSVYVYKVLKQVHPDTGISSKAMGIMNSFVNDIFERIAGEASRLAHYNKRSTITSREIQTAVRLLLPGELAKHAVSEGTKAVTKYTSSK, from the coding sequence ATGCCGGATCCAGCAAAATCCGCTCCTGCTCCTAAAAAAGGTTCTAAGAAAGCTGTCACGAAAGTGCAGAAGAAGGACGGCAAGAAGCGCAAGCGCAGCCGCAAGGAGAGCTATTCCGTTTACGTGTATAAGGTGCTGAAACAGGTACACCCGGACACCGGCATCTCGTCCAAGGCCATGGGCATCATGAATTCCTTCGTCAATGACATCTTCGAGCGCATTGCCGGCGAAGCGTCGCGTCTGGCGCATTACAACAAGCGCTCAACCATTACTTCTCGGGAGATCCAGACGGCGGTGCGCCTGCTGCTTCCCGGTGAGCTGGCCAAGCACGCCGTGTCCGAGGGCACCAAGGCGGTCACCAAGTACACCAGTTCAAAGTAA
- the H2BC18 gene encoding histone H2B type 2-F isoform X1, which translates to MPDPAKSAPAPKKGSKKAVTKVQKKDGKKRKRSRKESYSVYVYKVLKQVHPDTGISSKAMGIMNSFVNDIFERIAGEASRLAHYNKRSTITSREIQTAVRLLLPGELAKHAVSEGTKAVTKYTSSK; encoded by the coding sequence ATGCCGGATCCAGCAAAATCCGCTCCTGCTCCTAAAAAAGGTTCTAAGAAAGCTGTCACGAAAGTGCAGAAGAAGGACGGCAAGAAGCGCAAGCGCAGCCGCAAGGAGAGCTATTCCGTTTACGTGTATAAGGTGCTGAAACAGGTACACCCGGACACCGGCATCTCGTCCAAGGCCATGGGCATCATGAATTCCTTCGTCAATGACATCTTCGAGCGCATTGCCGGCGAAGCGTCGCGTCTGGCGCATTACAACAAGCGCTCAACCATTACTTCTCGGGAGATCCAGACGGCGGTGCGCCTGCTGCTTCCCGGTGAGCTGGCCAAGCACGCCGTGTCCGAGGGCACCAAGGCGGTCACCAAGTACACCAGTTCAAA
- the LOC138432528 gene encoding histone H3, translating into MARTKQTARKSTGGKAPRKQLATKAARKSAPATGGVKKPHRYRPGTVALREIRRYQKSTELLIRKLPFQRLVREIAQDFKTDLRFQSSAVMALQEASEAYLVGLFEDTNLCAIHAKRVTIMPKDIQLARRIRGERA; encoded by the coding sequence ATGGCGCGTACGAAGCAGACTGCCCGCAAGTCGACCGGTGGCAAGGCCCCGCGGAAGCAGCTGGCCACCAAGGCGGCTCGCAAGAGCGCGCCGGCCACGGGCGGCGTCAAGAAGCCGCATCGTTACCGGCCGGGCACCGTGGCCCTGCGGGAGATCCGGCGCTACCAGAAGTCGACCGAGCTGCTGATCCGCAAGCTGCCGTTCCAGCGGCTGGTGCGCGAGATCGCGCAGGACTTTAAGACCGATTTGCGCTTCCAGAGCTCGGCCGTGATGGCGCTGCAGGAGGCGAGCGAGGCCTACCTGGTGGGGCTGTTTGAAGACACGAACCTGTGCGCCATCCACGCCAAGCGCGTGACCATCATGCCCAAAGACATCCAGCTGGCTCGCCGCATCCGCGGGGAGCGGGCTTAA